From a region of the Salvelinus alpinus chromosome 2, SLU_Salpinus.1, whole genome shotgun sequence genome:
- the LOC139567545 gene encoding zinc finger protein 16-like: MSTLQMLRLFLNERLTAAAVEIFGAVEKTVVEYQEENDRLRRLLRIAPDIKLCREESLRLSVAVTENEVPPEQQEWRTSLQQEDLEPTQIKEEQEELWTCQEEDSVFKLPPICVKSKCDQENQQSFSLPQTQTVENRDSNSKPVDLPHFVTVTHLEGLDIPCDPPDNQNNAYSHSSTVSSDPVGLDSSPPLNSNPSMREHCSKPSTTSRKTHRCFDCGETFALTADLQGHVTLAKKRPSECRLCKKHYNSTCKLKAHVRFCHVEKPCTCPFCGKTFKLKGHLSRHMRIHTGEKPFSCGDCGKSFIQKGDLRRHVLTHTGEKPFSCGDCGKSFNRKGNLNLHILTHTGVNVHKEINK, from the exons ATGTCTACATTACAAATGTTGCGCCTGTTCTTAAATGAGCGTTTAACGGCGGCTGCTGTGGAGATTTTCGGGGCGGTTGAGAAAACGGTAGTCGAGTACCAGGAAGAGAATGATCGGCTACGGAGACTGCTTCGGATTGCACCGGACATAAAACTATGTAGAGAAG AGTCCCTTCGGTTATCTGTTGCTGTCACTGAAAACGAGGTTCCCCCTGAGCAGCAGGAGTGGAGAACCAGTCTGCAGCAGGAGGACCTAGAACCCACACagattaaagaggaacaggaggaacTCTGGACCTGTCAGGAGGAAGATAGTGTGTTCAAATTACCTCCAATTTGTGTGAAAAGTAAATGTGATCAGGAAAACCAACAGTCCTTTTCTCTTCCCCAAACCCAGACAGTGGAGAACAGAGACAGTAACTCTAAACCAGTGGATCTCCCACATTTTGTCACCGTTACCCACCTAGAGGGTCTCGACATTCCCTGTGACCCTCCAGATAATCAAAACAATGCCTACAGCCACAGCTCAACTGTAAGCAGCGACCCAGTAGGACTTGACAGCAGCCCACCATTGAATTCCAACCCATCAATGAGGGAACACTGTTCCAAACCCAGCACCACGTCTAGAAAAACTCACCGCTGCTTTGACTGTGGTGAAACgtttgctctgacagctgacctACAGGGGCATGTGACTCTCGCCAAGAAGAGACCCAGCGAATGCCGCCTCTGCAAAAAACACTACAACTCCACCTGTAAATTAAAGGCCCATGTCAGATTCTGTCACGTGGAGAAACCCTGCACCTGCCCCTTTTGTGGAAAGACCTTCAAACTCAAAGGACACCTGTCCAGACATATGaggattcacacaggagagaaaccatttagctgtggtgactgtgggaagagtttcattCAGAAGGGGGACCTAAGGAGGCATGTACTGactcacactggagagaaaccatttagctgtggtgactgtgggaaaagcttcaatcGGAAAGGGAACTTGAACTTGCACatactgactcacacaggagTGAACGTCCACAAAGAAATAAACAAATAA